The proteins below come from a single Ictidomys tridecemlineatus isolate mIctTri1 chromosome 8, mIctTri1.hap1, whole genome shotgun sequence genomic window:
- the Smim40 gene encoding small integral membrane protein 40, producing MAQEEGNVEGDVFLAFAQGPSPPRSPLQRALDKAFLIFLILFLTLLMLEAAYKLLWILPYAKLGDWLLGTPQKEEELEL from the coding sequence ATGGCACAGGAGGAAGGCAATGTGGAGGGAGATGTGTTCCTGGCATTTGCTCAAGGTCCCTCTCCTCCCAGGAGTCCCCTGCAACGTGCTTTGGACAAGGCCTTCCTTATTTTCCTGATTCTGTTCTTGACACTGCTGATGTTGGAGGCTGCTTATAAGCTGCTGTGGATTCTACCATACGCAAAACTGGGGGACTGGCTCCTAGGGACACCTCAGAAAGAGGAAGAGCTGGAATTGTGA